DNA from Hemitrygon akajei unplaced genomic scaffold, sHemAka1.3 Scf000050, whole genome shotgun sequence:
ttcacccgtgtggagaggatacgaattactggacagtattttaacaccattgctaccaatcggcttaatcctggtgtttaacgggttaaccggaaggcatatcgttgtggcaaatagagtccgcagaaagcttcggcacagcagcgacaatcagaaagatgccgaggtggaaaaacgcagaaaatcgatgattttgttgttttctatatcagctaatttcatattattttggatgccctctgtagcccgttctctaaaatggcaagtgcaaaaccttttttacgaggacagatatttgagttccccggtatacttcctacagcaatttgggttcatgttgcaattgCTCAGCAtttgcaccaatacttgtatctatacactgacacagaggaaattcagagaagagctgaggaatggaatgaagtatgtgtttacattaaatggccatcggtgtagataacgcccacgtctaatgacaattcagcggagttttcaaataaagctgtTTTATAATGAaccggtttggcaaatatgtcattaatccaaacaatcatatgcctggtaaTCCGGGAAATGCAGAATTGGCGGAGTATTGCTGACGTCATACGGTTCAGggaggtagcaatacaaacgctgaATGCTGCCGGCGTGATTGTTacactggttgaagtatgttccaaactatcacagacactcgactgtcacaagggcagggatggcttcaggaatttccggggtttagatgtttcaaaatggacagattCGGGTAACAAAGTGGAAAGtgagtgcgatgggaaaccagggatagtatcgcagctgcagatacGGAGGGCAACAGTGAGACAAACAGAGATATGTGATCACCTCACTTGGATTATTCTATACAGCCGCCCCTCTGACAAAAAAAAACCAGCAACGAGAACAGTGAGCAATCGACCGGGaagcgggacatggacatttgccATGTTATTGGCATGGGTAACTTAAACGTTCATAATATTATTTGGCAACTCCCCAAGGTAAAAATTTTCGGTAtaacataatttctcagttgtgtccaggaaggattaatgtcacgatatgaagacaggtggactagcgaacagtccgtaccggatctaatattagaaaaagaAACGGATCAGGAGACAAATCTTTCCGCGGCTCAGCATTACAGAACAACAGGGCACAACTCCCCTCCACTTACCTTGACCAGGGAGCATGGGATCTATTTAATTGGGGATCAGCGaattatggtgctacctggcaggaacttgggaaagTAAATTGGGAactgatgtactcagggaaatgcgcaaCAAATATGAGGGGATTGTATAGGGAGCACTGACAtagggttcagtataggcttgtctccgtgaagcagggaaaggatgatagcgtaaagtaactctggttgacaagaaagttggaacaactcCACAAGAGGAGGAAAGAACGATACTTAAAAATTAGAAAGAAAGAATCAGGTAAGGCTATAGCGGGTCAGGATGTAGAAAGaaaagaatttaacaatggagttagaagaggtagaaggggacttgagaagtTCTTGGCgaattgcactgtgaagaacaggcggagactggagagagtctgggcagatcagaggaaaaCTTATTTCTGGAGTCCAAAAAggcagtgaagctcctcactgaatacattgatgaatgtgaacacagcgtaaaaAGGCTGACGCTCAGAAAGAGGATTCGGCGGAAACTTCGAAAACATTATGATGGATGCTTCCCCAGTGAaagaagggatatagtccaggtaatgtGGGAAAGCGAGAGAAGATATTCctgagcttttggacaggatcTTTGTCtcttcgctggccacggaagtagaactagatgacatgggggggggggggggggcgggggtggaaaatattattcaattgttgacgaaagataagagggatacttcttggaattacAGACAAGGGagccttacatcagtagtgggtaaactactggagaggattattgaagaaggaaattatgagtatttggagaaacgtagtctggctacaGAGAGACAAtatggcatgttgtcctttatgagccagattgaattatttgaaaaaaaaagaaaataaaaaccaacagatgaatcaggacagtcgatgtgggtgcattaattctggtcaggcgtttgatcagttccccatagtagactcattcagaaagtcagaggcatgggatcgagggaaacctggtTGCGTTGATTCAGatttggcttcctaacagaaggtaGATCATGTAGTAGATAGGGTGAATTCTTGCTGGAAGACAGCAGACAACCGTGTTCCGCACGATGGGTCGAAATTGTGGTACAAGTTACAACTCTATTTCGGACTCTGCAAGTACAGTGTTCCGAGAAACAGGGTTtagggaaataaccgatttaatctgaccacccaGCAACAGCTGGAAAGTTAATGGAATTAGGGATGACGATTATAAGCAAATCGCTGAAATAGTGACTGCACCAGAACGTTATCTTAACTATCccgtcatttacatattacagtaaAGTTGCTAATTTATTGAAATAGGGCTGAAAACGTAAGCAGATCGCTCAGCTATTGACTGTACCGCcacgttatctaaactgacctgtcattaacatattacagggcagatgctgcaatgacttcaaagcaatcatttccaatggagccctacaacttaaaaacagcatttcaaagtgttcagcagcaggtCTTTCTGCTCATTAAAATAActagccttccaaaatgccaattccaaattcccagttcAAGTACGCACCAAGTTATCCAAAcgccaatttacctctgaatcgttgttttatcgtatcgggtgtagatacgctcacatttcgatccatttaaccctgaatccacatgggcggtgtgaaatccgtgtctccctctgaaatcaataataaatgaaacactcaaaactacacaaactaaaaacgcagcgaaAGCAAAGCAAATAACCGGGCTCACATTTTTTTCCTTCCTTCAAACCATCGCAGGGAATTGGAGAATTTagaataaacaacttccaaagcttccatcttctcatgctatAACCATTCAttcactcagtctccatgctccagtgtgtgcaaggacagagggatcggacagtatcaacgactttctagattggtcggtgctgtgagacactaaagCTCTAACCCAGATATACAGTCAGACAGTCAGagggaaccactgcacagaaacagagtCTTCAGCCCGTCcggtcagtgaggaattatttaaactgcctactcccatcgacctcacccggaccgtggccatccatatccctctcatccgtgtactaatccaatcatctcttaaacgttcacATCGGAATCTCAATAAGCATTTGCGTAgacagcactgtctacactctggggtccatctgggtgaagaagtttcccctcctattttccttaaacatttcacatttcacccttcacccatgatctctagttgtattctcgccgaacatcagtggagaagtcccgcttgcatttacactctctatactcgtcttaatgttgtatacctctatcaaatctcccctcggttGTATACCTTCTACCCGCTCGGAAATAAAGTGCTAACATACGTAATCgttccttttaattcaaaacatccaATCCCGGCAATAGCCGGGTAACTTTGTTCTGTATTCGTTCAAACGTATTGATATCTGCCCTGTTAGTAGTTGAGCAAAAACACAACAATATTCCTAATTAGGCCTCAATAATTTTTTAAACAGCAtcgacataacatcccaactcctgtactcagtactttcgtCTATGAGGGCCAATGTACGAATTTTTTTTTTCGCGACCTTGTCTAACTGCGccacaactttcattgaataaggacctgcattcccagattattttgttctatcgtactcttCAGTGCCCTGTTTCGCAGTGTGtcagatcaaccctggctggtcctcacAAAGTGCAACATCGAACACTTGTGTATGTGTTAAATCCGACCCGCCGTTTCTCAGCCCGTTGTtcaagttggtccagatcccgcttaaTGCTCCGTTAGTCTTCCTCACTGAGGAGAAAGAGACTAATGAATGTAAAGAGACGGCGGCGAGAGTCTCAGAAGGAcggaagggagagagaagcagCCGAGAATTTAGGAGAGGAGAAACGGTAGAGGGCGAGAGAAACTGAGCGAGACCGGGTGGGGCGGGGTAGAGGGAGAGACCGAGGGCTTAGAGAAAGACCAGGGGGAGGGAGACCGGGGAAGTCGAGAGATCTGGAGTGAGAACAGATATTTGTGATGTGGAAAGATCAGTGTGAGGAGGAAGATTGGAAGAGAACTCGGAAGAGGAGAGCCCAAGACAGCGGTGAGGGGAGTAAGATATGAGTGAAAGCGGGTAGGGAGAGTAATtggccgggggggggggtgggtagggGAGACTGGCGGATACAGAGAGACGCGAAATTAAAATACTTGGGAGGGAAATAGACACTACGGGttgagagagagactgggatgaGGTCGGTAAGTGTGAGTCAGAGAATACTGTCCATAAATGCACTGAGCGATTAGAGGACGTTCCTTTCTGCAGGGAATTCTGGGATTACAGCGCTTCCATTCTAAAGTCCTTCAGAAACAAGCAACCCGTGTCATCTCGCTGACCTCTCTCACCCCGCCTGCTTAACCACTCTCCTTCCCACACCGTATCCTCGATCTCGCTTTCCTAAACTGGTCTTCGCGGTCTTCACCCTTTCTCTCCGTTCCTGTGATCACATCCGTTGGCTCCTGTTACGAACGCCGCAAAGTAGTATGATGAAACACACTGAGTCATGTTAGTAATGGGACATTCTGGACAATTTACAAGTGGGTCCTTCTCCCCGGGTCCCTCTACCCATCTGTCGGCTGTATAACCTGCCCGACCAgtaagggaagcaatggaggcttacctaaatgactctttcgcggcgggcattatccgaccctcatcttcccctgtagGGGCAGGATTCTTCTTCGTGGGGAAGAAGGACAGCTCTCTGAGCCCCTGCATTGTCTACCGTGGCCTGAGTAGCATTACCATAAAGAATAAGTCTCCACTGCCCCTTATCACCTCTGCCTTCGAGCCCCTTCACGGAGCCACAATTTTCTCTAAGTTGGACCTGCGGAGTGCCTAtcacctggtcaggataagggagggagatgagtgggaaaACAGCTTGTAACACCCCTCTTAGTCATTTCGAatacctgatcatgccattcggcCTCATCAGTGCCCCCGCTGTTTTTCGAGCCCTGATAAACTATGTCCTTACGAAATTTATTAACCgtttcattttcttttatttggatgacatctcAATCTTCTCCCGTAATCTCCAGGAACACACGCACCACGTCCGTTAGGTTCttcagaggcttttggagaaCAAGCTATTCGTTAAGGTAGAGAACTGCAAGTTCCATGCCCGTTCCGTCAGTTTGCTGGAGTACATCACTGAGAGCGGGGAATTGAGGGCGGATCCCGAAAAGATCCGGGCGGTGGCGGAGTGGCCAAACCCCACGACGCTTaagcaactccagcgatttctggggttcGCAAATTTCTACCGTCgcttcatcagggattacagccgggTGGCAGCGCCCCTTACTCGATTCACCTCTCCTGCGACCCCTTTAAACTGGACCCCCGAAGCGAACTCGGCCTTCTCGGAGCTAAAGATGCTTTCACTTCCGCTCCCATCCTGGCCCAACCTGACCCTTCTAGTCAATTCCTTGTGGTAGTCGacgcctccgactctggggtgggagcggtCCTGTTCCAACTCTCCAGCCCAGACCAAGAGTTCCGTCCCTGCGCCTCCTTCTCTCGCCGCCtgtacccaccccacccccccgaaCAGGAACTACGACGTAGTGAACCGGGAGTCACTGGCCGTCAAActcgctttggaggagtggagacaCTGAACATCCATTCATCGTCTGGACGGAACACCGGAACCTCGCATAACTCCAAACCGCTAAACGCCTGACCTCCCGCCAAGCCATTTGGGCATTATATTTTGGCCGTTTCAGATTCACACTCGCCTA
Protein-coding regions in this window:
- the LOC140721104 gene encoding uncharacterized protein: MAQFGGTAGRLLDPPFGEDKKVLQRLLENKLFVKVENCKFHARSVSLLEYITESGELRADPEKIRAVAEWPNPTTLKQLQRFLGFANFYRRFIRDYSRVAAPLTRFTSPATPLNWTPEANSAFSELKMLSLPLPSWPNLTLLVNSLW